The genome window TGCTCAGGCTTTCTGTATGGGATGAGTACCGCTAGTAGTTATATAGAATCTGGTCGTTATAAAAAGGTGCTGTTAATAGGGGCAGATAAAATGTCCTCCATTATAAATTACGAAGACCGCGCTACTTGTATCATTTTTGGAGATGGTGCTGGCGCAGTTCTTTTTGAACCTAATTTAGAAGATTATGGATTTGAAGATGAAATCCTGCGTAGTGATGGAATAGGTCGTAACTTTCTTAAAATAGATGCTGGTGGATCTTTGTTACCAGCTTCTCATGAAACCGTAGATAATAAACAACATTACGTCTTTCAAGATGGAAAAAATGTTTTCAAATATGCGGTATCAAATATGGCCGATGTCTCAGAGCAAATTGTTAAACGCAATAACCTCACTAATGAAGACATCACTTGGTTGGTGCCACATCAAGCAAACAAACGCATCATAGATGCAACTGCAAGAAGAATTAATCTTCCTGCAGAAAAGGTGATGATGAATATCCATAAATATGGAAATACGACCAGTGCCACACTACCTCTATTATTAAAAGAATATGAGACTCAGTTGAAAAAAGGAGATCGCTTAGTTTTTGCTGCCTTTGGTGGTGGATTTACTTGGGGATCTATCTTATTAACATGGGCTTACGATAGTTAAACTTAATAACCACTCTTATTTATGGACATTAAAGAAATACAAAACTTAATCAAATTTGTTGCAAAATCTGGAGCAAGTGAGGTGAAATTAGAAATGGATGATATTAAAATCACCATAAGAACAGGAAGTGATGCTGACGTAACTTATGTGTCTCAGGCAGCTCCTATGCAAATGGCTCCAGCTCAACAAGCGGCTCCTGCACAAGCAGCTCCAGCTGCAAGTGAAGCCCCTGCAGCAGCTCCAGTAGAAAGTATGGACAAATACATCACTGTAAAATCTCCTATAATTGGAACATTTTATAGAAAATCTTCTCCAGATAAGCCTTCTTTTG of Nonlabens sp. Ci31 contains these proteins:
- the accB gene encoding acetyl-CoA carboxylase biotin carboxyl carrier protein, producing the protein MDIKEIQNLIKFVAKSGASEVKLEMDDIKITIRTGSDADVTYVSQAAPMQMAPAQQAAPAQAAPAASEAPAAAPVESMDKYITVKSPIIGTFYRKSSPDKPSFVEIGDSIKEGDTLCIIEAMKLFNEIESEVCGTIVKVLIDDSSPVEFDQPLFLVDPS
- a CDS encoding beta-ketoacyl-ACP synthase III; this translates as MSNIKAAITAVGAYAPEYRLTNAILETMVDTNDEWITSRTGIKERRILKDKDKGTSYLAIQAAQDLIKSAKLDVSTIDLVLVATITPDMPVASTAAYVASEIGAVNAFSYDLMAACSGFLYGMSTASSYIESGRYKKVLLIGADKMSSIINYEDRATCIIFGDGAGAVLFEPNLEDYGFEDEILRSDGIGRNFLKIDAGGSLLPASHETVDNKQHYVFQDGKNVFKYAVSNMADVSEQIVKRNNLTNEDITWLVPHQANKRIIDATARRINLPAEKVMMNIHKYGNTTSATLPLLLKEYETQLKKGDRLVFAAFGGGFTWGSILLTWAYDS